Genomic DNA from Candidatus Methylomirabilota bacterium:
CTCGATCAGGCGCCGCACCGCGGCCTCGAGCGTGGCGGTCTTGTCGGGTCCCTCGACCGGCGGGACGGCGAGGCGGCGCTGGATGAGCTCGGCGTACTCGGGTCGCATCAGCGGCCGCCGGCGGGGGAGAAGATGCGTAGCTTGAGGCGGCGCGGCACCCACGCGGCGAGGACGCCCGCGACGCGCGCGATCCGCTCGAGGGACTCCGGGCTCCCCGGCCAGTAGCGGAGCACGAGCCCGCGGTCCACGAAGTTCAGGATCCCGTCCACGACGATCGCCGCCACGAAGAGGTCGTCGAGGGCGCCGAGGACCGGAATGAAATCGGGGATCAGGTCCACGGGCGAGACGAGGTAGAGCACCGCGGCGGCGACCGCCAGCTTCGCCGCCGTGGGCAGCACGGGGTCGGCGGCGAGCCGCGCGAGCGTGCGCGCGAGGTCGGGGAGCGCCTTGAGGAGCGCGATCATTCCAGGCTCTCGGCCACCAGCTCGCTCACGTCCTTGACCTGAAGGCTCTCCTCGGCGCCCGCCACCTTGCGGCCGAGGTCCACCATGGCGAGGCAGAACGGGCAGCCGGTGCCCACCATGTCCACCTTGGCCTCGAGCGCCTCCTCGACGCGGATCAGGTTCACGCGCCGCTTCGCCTTGACCTCCATCCACATGTGGCCGCCGCCCCCGCCGCAGCAGAGGCCGCGGGCACGGTTGCGCGGCAGCTCGACGACGCGCAGGCCCGGCACCGCGCGGGCCACGCGGCGCGGCGCCTCCATGATGCCATTGTAGCGGCCGAGGTAGCACGAGTCGTGGAAGGCGAGCGTCGCGTCGAGCGGCTTCCGGGGCGTGATCCGCCCGCTCCGGAGGAGCTCGTCGATGAGC
This window encodes:
- a CDS encoding DUF1232 domain-containing protein: MIALLKALPDLARTLARLAADPVLPTAAKLAVAAAVLYLVSPVDLIPDFIPVLGALDDLFVAAIVVDGILNFVDRGLVLRYWPGSPESLERIARVAGVLAAWVPRRLKLRIFSPAGGR